The following are encoded together in the Pseudomonadota bacterium genome:
- the secE gene encoding preprotein translocase subunit SecE, producing MQRSQKAVSLIYLACGAVAWLLFREIFATAWVLARLPMPADWIVSPVDMLSAAIGLATFVALLRSSRVGAFTNEVITELGKVTWPNKKETVLSTGVVSVLVGICAVILFGFDMLWGMLVKVFYQ from the coding sequence ATGCAGAGAAGTCAGAAGGCGGTGAGCCTCATATATCTGGCATGCGGCGCCGTGGCGTGGCTCCTCTTCCGGGAGATATTCGCCACCGCATGGGTCCTGGCGAGGCTCCCGATGCCGGCGGACTGGATAGTGTCGCCGGTGGACATGCTCTCCGCGGCGATCGGGCTGGCGACGTTTGTCGCCCTCCTGAGGAGCTCCAGGGTCGGCGCGTTCACGAACGAGGTGATCACCGAGCTGGGCAAGGTGACGTGGCCGAACAAGAAGGAGACCGTGCTCTCCACCGGAGTGGTCTCGGTGCTGGTGGGCATATGCGCGGTCATACTCTTCGGTTTCGACATGCTGTGGGGCATGCTGGTCAAGGTGTTCTATCAGTGA
- the rpmG gene encoding 50S ribosomal protein L33, giving the protein MRAIIQMACQECKRRNYSTTKNKQKTPDRLEMKKYCRFCRKHTVHRETK; this is encoded by the coding sequence ATGAGAGCGATAATTCAAATGGCGTGTCAGGAGTGCAAGAGGCGCAACTACTCCACGACCAAAAACAAACAGAAGACCCCCGATCGCCTCGAGATGAAGAAGTACTGCCGGTTCTGCAGGAAGCATACCGTGCACAGGGAAACGAAGTAG